Proteins encoded together in one Astatotilapia calliptera chromosome 7, fAstCal1.2, whole genome shotgun sequence window:
- the LOC113027496 gene encoding major intrinsically disordered Notch2-binding receptor 1-like gives MDISALPNNNHPEKFLQLDVGMLPATHSMFQVGAVMSSQKQWQNRIYSQREPRVTTKSSSVPHPDWSPVVFVDRYLEKHITPSTLKTNIRQNPLYMDVKSVIEQNETSHPSWTVKDYDTQANHSNLAEYLQEEDKTPKDLDFWLEDLYTPGFDSLLKRKEAERRRRLCKIISSIIVIVCVLLLFVAVAVVLHKNI, from the exons ATGGATATTTCTGCTTTGCCCAACAATAACCACCCTGAGAAATTCCTCCAGCTAGACGTTGGGATGCTGCCAGCCACACACAGCATGTTCCAGGTTGGGGCAGTAATGTCCAGTCAGAAACAATGGCAGAACAGGATTTACTCTCAG AGGGAGCCAAGGGTAACAACCAAAAGCAGTTCTGTGCCACACCCAGACTGGAGTCCTGTGGTGTTTGTGGACAGATACCTGGAGAAGCACATCACTCCATCCACTCTGAAGACCAACATCAGACAGAACCCTCTGTACATGGATGTAAAATCAGTGATTGAGCAGAATGAGACATCACACCCTTCCTGGACTGTCAAGGACTATGACACTCAAGCAAACCATAGCAATCTTGCAGAATATTTACAG gAAGAGGACAAGACTCCTAAAGATCTGGATTTCTGGCTCGAGGATCTCTACACACCGGGATTTGATTCTTTACTGAAGAGGAAAGAAGCAGAGCGCAGAAGAAGACTCTGTAAAATTATCTCTTCAATCATTGTGATTGTTTGTgtacttcttctttttgttgcaGTAGCTGTGGTTCTCCACAAAAACATCTGA